The genomic segment CATCGAAATCAAGCTGGGTGCCCATTAAATCAATGAAGTGGCATCGAAGCTCTTGGCCTTGCAGCGTGACATGCAGGACTATCCGCGAGCTCCCCACCGTCGGTGCTCTGTGCAGTATGCGGTATGCGGTATGACCGCGTATGCATACACACGTCCCGATGGAGTGCGCGTCGTTCCAATCACGGCTCTGCGCGATTGAATCTTTGGATCGAGGCGAGTAGACGTCCCACGCACATTGTCGCGACACGGGGAACACACGACTTGCGTATTCAGTGAAACCGTGGCAATATAACGAAGTTGCCGTTTTTGGCTTAGGTCGGATGCGGCATGGCGGATTTCCCAAGCGGTCAAAGGGAGCTGACTGTAAATCAGCCGCGTAATGCTTCAGTGGTTCGAATCCACTATCCGCCACGCCTCGATAGCTCAGTGGTAGAGCACTTCCTTGGTAAGGAAGAGGTCGTGAGTCCGATTCTCACTCGAGGCTCTATGGCGGGGTAGCTCAGCTGGCTAGAGCGTACGACTCATAATCGTAAGGTCGAGAGTTCGAGTCTCTCCCTCGCTACAATCATCGGCAAAGAGTCGATGAGTAATGACTACAGAGGTGAACCATGGCAAAGGCCGCAGATATTCGTCCAGGCGTAACGCTGGCGTGCACCGAGTGCAAAGAACGTAACTACATCACGACGAAGAATCGTCGTAACACTCCGGATCGTCTAGAGCTCAACAAGTTCTGCCCACGTTGTGGCAAGCAGACGGTTCATCGCGAAACCCGCTGAACTTCGCGGAGCGAAACGTACATTAAACCCGACTTAGGTCGGGTTTTTTCGTATTCTCTTCGGTCAGTTTCAGTCAAAACAGCATACAAGAAAGAGTGTGTTGCTATCGTCTAGCGAGCGTATGAGTGTTCGTTGAGAAATTCTGATATTCAGGCAACAGCATTCGAGAAAATCTCCGTCTCGAAAATCCTTACACAATTTCGGTGCGCACAATCAGTGCATACATTTTTGAAACAGCACATGCCAGCACCAGCTTCGAGTTATGCTGTAGCCCATGACTACTACCTCACCTACATTTGCAGAGTTGACCACCATTGGTGTGGGAGGTCGCATCGCACGTTTTGAGCAACCGACCAGTCGAGTAGGCATGATTGAAGCGGTTGAGGA from the Bifidobacterium sp. genome contains:
- the rpmG gene encoding 50S ribosomal protein L33, translated to MAKAADIRPGVTLACTECKERNYITTKNRRNTPDRLELNKFCPRCGKQTVHRETR